One Dokdonia sp. Dokd-P16 genomic window carries:
- a CDS encoding RNA polymerase sigma factor RpoD/SigA has product MRQLKITKQVTNRETKSLNNYLQDVSKIDLITAEEEVELAQRIQKGDERALDALTRANLRFVISVAKQYQNQGLSLSDLINEGNVGLVKAAKRFDETRGFKFISYAVWWIRQSILQAIAEHARTVRLPLNKIGEISKINKAMVYLQQVHERKPTSGEIAKYLDISEEKVKISLKNVSRSLSMDAPFAEGENDNNLYDVLSSSESPRPDRELMQESLSIEINRALDTLTEKEAEVVRLNYGLGNQPAMTLQEIGDIFDLSRERVRQIREKAIKRLRHTSKSKILMKYLG; this is encoded by the coding sequence ATGAGACAACTCAAAATCACCAAGCAGGTTACTAATAGAGAGACGAAATCCCTGAATAACTATCTTCAGGATGTGAGCAAGATTGATTTAATTACTGCCGAAGAAGAGGTTGAGTTAGCACAACGTATTCAAAAAGGAGATGAGAGAGCACTAGACGCTCTTACAAGAGCAAATCTTCGTTTTGTAATATCTGTAGCAAAACAATATCAAAATCAAGGTTTATCCCTTTCTGATTTAATTAATGAAGGAAACGTTGGGCTTGTAAAAGCAGCAAAACGTTTTGATGAAACTAGAGGTTTCAAGTTTATCTCATATGCAGTATGGTGGATTAGACAATCTATCTTACAAGCTATTGCAGAGCATGCACGTACGGTACGTCTTCCTCTCAATAAAATTGGTGAGATAAGTAAGATTAACAAAGCAATGGTTTACTTACAGCAGGTACACGAGCGTAAGCCTACCTCTGGAGAAATTGCAAAGTATCTTGACATATCTGAGGAAAAAGTAAAAATCTCACTTAAAAACGTAAGTCGTAGTTTAAGTATGGATGCTCCTTTCGCCGAAGGTGAAAATGATAACAACTTATATGACGTTTTAAGTTCTAGCGAGTCACCTCGTCCAGATAGAGAGCTTATGCAAGAGTCTTTAAGTATTGAGATTAACAGAGCACTTGATACACTTACAGAGAAAGAAGCAGAGGTTGTACGTTTGAACTATGGTCTTGGTAATCAACCAGCAATGACACTTCAAGAGATAGGAGATATTTTTGATCTAAGCCGTGAGCGTGTACGCCAGATTAGAGAGAAAGCTATCAAGAGATTGCGTCACACTTCTAAAAGTAAAATCTTAATGAAGTATTTAGGATAA
- a CDS encoding RNA polymerase sigma factor → MEEQDLILALQQDYNNGSFAILIDKYQKPLYWHIRGIVKNHEDADDVLQNVFIKVYKSIKNFKEDSKLYTWLYRIATNESLTFLKKRARHLQISNEELQTRIVENLESDVYFNGDDIQLALEKAIAQLPEKQQLVFQMKYHQDMKYEDMSEILGTSVGALKSSYHIATKKVTAILQAD, encoded by the coding sequence ATAGAAGAGCAAGACCTCATACTCGCATTACAGCAAGATTACAATAATGGATCATTTGCTATATTAATTGATAAATATCAAAAGCCGCTGTATTGGCATATACGAGGCATTGTAAAAAATCATGAAGATGCAGATGATGTACTGCAGAACGTCTTTATTAAAGTATATAAGAGTATTAAAAACTTCAAAGAAGATAGCAAACTCTATACTTGGTTATACAGAATTGCTACTAATGAATCGCTAACGTTTTTAAAGAAACGTGCTCGACATTTACAAATTTCAAATGAAGAGCTTCAAACGCGCATCGTTGAGAACCTAGAGAGTGATGTCTATTTTAATGGAGACGACATACAACTAGCATTAGAAAAGGCAATAGCGCAATTACCAGAAAAACAACAGCTAGTCTTCCAGATGAAATACCATCAAGATATGAAATATGAAGATATGAGTGAAATACTCGGCACTTCTGTAGGAGCTCTCAAAAGCTCTTACCATATCGCAACAAAAAAAGTAACCGCCATATTACAAGCTGATTAA
- the purL gene encoding phosphoribosylformylglycinamidine synthase, with amino-acid sequence MIHFFGNPQGTVYAVQSTQAFTQDDTAKLVWLFGNSQKIEASHIDAFFIGPRAAMITPWSTNAVEITQNMGILNIIRIEEFHAFAKADSSSQQVNTNPFPSIEDATGVVTESTPDYDPMISQEYAALNQDIFTVNVTPEPILSIENIAAYNEQEGLSLSDEEVAYLDGVAAKIGRPLTDSEVFGFSQVNSEHCRHKIFNGTFVIDGEEMPSSLFKLIKETSKVTPGTIVSAYKDNVAFIEGPRVTQFAPDTADKPDFYTEKDFDSVISLKAETHNFPTTVEPFNGAATGSGGEIRDRLAGGKGSLPLAGTAVYMTPYSRLEKERPWEHGMDARKWLYQNPIDLLIKASNGASDFGNKFGQPLIVGSVLTFEHQEDGQRLGYDKVIMQAGGIGYGKREQALKDTPQEGDKIVILGGENYRIGMGGAAVSSADTGAFDSGIELNAVQRSNPEMQKRAANAVRGMVESDVNPIVSIHDHGAGGHLNCLSELVEDTGGLINLDKLPVGDPTLSAKEIIGNESQERMGLVIGEKDIDMLQRIADRERSPMYEVGDVTNDHRFTFKSKTTGLSPMDLHLDDMFGSSPKTIMTDKTVVRNYKNPEYQLEHFHDYLEQVLQLEAVACKDWLTNKVDRCVGGRVAKQQCVGPLQIPLNNVGVMALDYKSTEGIATSIGHSPVSGLIDPVAGSKNSIAEALTNIVWAPLKDGLQSVSLSANWMWPCKNEGEDARLYKAVEAISAMAINLGINVPTGKDSLSMKQKYPDGDVIAPGTVVISAAGNCNDINKVVEPVLQKDGGAIYYINMSGDTHKLGGSSFAQVCHAIGNEAPSVLSDTAFAKAFNAIQQLIKEDKIQAGHDVASGGLITTLLELCFADVNLGANLDLTALGEQDLIKLLFSENAGLVFQADTSVEKILTDNGVTFSKIGTVTTTAELTIKNSGVELGLNIASLRDTWFKTSYLLDNKQTANGLAKDRFDNYKVQPLQYTFPAHFTGKKPVLDTSKARPKAAILREKGSNSEREMANAMYLAGFDVKDVHMTDLISGRETLEDIQFLGAVGGFSNSDVLGSAKGWAGAIKYNEKANKAIKNFFAREDTLSVGICNGAQLFLELDLINPDHEKLAKLKHNNSRKHESNFTSVKIEENNSVMLSTLAGTTLGVWISHGEGRFDLPMGANAYDIVATYGYEGYPANPNGSDFNTAMICDTTGRHLATMPHIERSTFPWNWAHYPAGNNDEVSPWVEAFVNAKNWVEKNS; translated from the coding sequence ATGATCCACTTCTTTGGAAACCCTCAAGGCACTGTTTACGCAGTACAAAGCACACAAGCATTTACACAGGACGATACCGCTAAGCTCGTATGGCTTTTTGGCAACTCTCAAAAAATAGAAGCGTCTCATATTGACGCTTTTTTTATTGGCCCAAGAGCAGCCATGATTACGCCTTGGAGTACTAATGCTGTAGAGATTACCCAGAATATGGGAATTTTAAATATTATAAGGATAGAGGAGTTTCACGCTTTCGCGAAAGCGGACTCTTCATCACAACAAGTTAACACGAATCCTTTTCCATCTATAGAAGATGCTACAGGCGTAGTTACAGAAAGTACTCCTGATTATGATCCTATGATCTCTCAAGAGTACGCAGCTTTAAATCAGGATATTTTTACGGTTAACGTTACTCCAGAACCAATATTATCTATAGAGAATATTGCTGCATATAATGAGCAAGAAGGTTTGTCGTTAAGCGATGAAGAGGTTGCTTATCTTGATGGTGTTGCTGCCAAAATAGGCAGACCACTTACAGACTCTGAAGTTTTTGGTTTTAGCCAAGTAAACTCGGAGCACTGTCGTCACAAGATTTTTAATGGAACTTTTGTGATTGATGGAGAAGAGATGCCTTCTTCCCTATTTAAATTAATAAAAGAAACTTCAAAAGTAACTCCAGGTACCATTGTATCTGCATATAAAGATAATGTTGCTTTTATAGAAGGACCTAGAGTAACACAGTTTGCACCAGACACTGCAGATAAGCCAGATTTCTATACAGAGAAAGATTTTGACTCTGTTATTTCTTTAAAAGCAGAAACACACAACTTCCCAACTACCGTAGAGCCTTTTAACGGAGCTGCTACCGGTTCTGGTGGAGAAATACGCGATAGACTTGCTGGTGGTAAAGGATCACTTCCTCTTGCTGGAACAGCTGTGTATATGACTCCTTATTCAAGATTAGAGAAAGAACGCCCATGGGAACATGGTATGGATGCCCGCAAATGGCTTTATCAAAACCCGATAGACCTTCTTATTAAAGCATCAAATGGTGCATCAGACTTTGGAAATAAATTTGGACAGCCTTTAATCGTAGGGTCAGTTCTTACTTTTGAGCATCAAGAAGACGGTCAGCGTCTTGGGTATGACAAGGTAATTATGCAAGCTGGTGGTATTGGTTACGGAAAGCGCGAGCAAGCACTTAAAGATACTCCGCAAGAAGGTGACAAAATTGTCATATTAGGAGGTGAGAATTATAGAATAGGAATGGGTGGTGCTGCAGTTTCAAGTGCAGATACCGGAGCTTTTGACTCTGGAATCGAACTTAACGCAGTACAACGTTCTAACCCAGAAATGCAAAAACGTGCTGCAAATGCAGTACGAGGAATGGTAGAAAGTGATGTAAACCCAATTGTATCTATACACGATCACGGTGCTGGAGGACATCTTAACTGTCTTTCTGAACTTGTAGAAGATACTGGAGGTCTTATCAATCTTGATAAATTACCCGTAGGTGACCCTACCCTATCTGCAAAGGAAATTATAGGAAACGAATCACAAGAACGTATGGGTCTTGTAATAGGTGAAAAGGATATCGATATGCTACAGCGCATCGCAGATCGTGAGCGCTCACCTATGTATGAAGTAGGCGATGTTACTAATGATCACCGTTTTACTTTTAAAAGTAAAACAACAGGATTGAGCCCTATGGACTTGCATCTAGACGATATGTTTGGGAGCTCTCCGAAAACAATAATGACAGACAAAACAGTTGTTCGTAATTATAAAAATCCAGAATATCAACTGGAGCACTTCCACGATTATCTAGAGCAAGTATTGCAACTAGAAGCGGTTGCATGTAAAGACTGGCTTACTAATAAAGTAGACCGCTGCGTAGGTGGTCGCGTTGCAAAACAACAATGTGTAGGCCCGTTACAAATACCACTTAACAATGTGGGTGTGATGGCACTTGATTATAAGAGTACAGAAGGGATTGCTACTTCTATAGGACATTCTCCAGTTTCTGGTCTTATTGATCCCGTAGCAGGAAGTAAAAACAGTATTGCAGAAGCACTTACAAACATAGTTTGGGCACCTCTTAAAGATGGTTTACAGTCTGTAAGCCTTTCGGCAAACTGGATGTGGCCTTGTAAAAATGAAGGAGAAGATGCACGTTTGTATAAGGCTGTAGAGGCCATATCTGCAATGGCTATTAACCTTGGGATCAACGTTCCTACAGGGAAAGATAGCCTCTCAATGAAACAAAAATATCCAGATGGTGATGTAATTGCTCCTGGAACAGTTGTTATTTCGGCAGCTGGAAATTGTAATGATATTAATAAAGTAGTAGAGCCAGTTCTTCAAAAAGACGGTGGTGCTATTTATTATATCAACATGTCTGGAGATACCCATAAACTAGGAGGTTCTAGTTTTGCACAAGTTTGTCACGCTATTGGTAATGAAGCGCCAAGTGTTTTGAGTGATACCGCTTTCGCGAAAGCGTTTAACGCCATTCAACAACTCATAAAAGAAGACAAAATTCAAGCTGGTCACGATGTTGCGAGTGGCGGACTTATCACTACCCTACTTGAACTTTGTTTTGCCGATGTAAACTTAGGTGCAAACCTAGACTTGACTGCACTTGGAGAACAAGATCTTATCAAGTTACTTTTTTCTGAGAATGCAGGACTAGTTTTCCAAGCAGATACATCTGTTGAAAAAATACTTACTGATAATGGTGTTACATTCTCAAAAATAGGAACGGTAACAACCACCGCAGAACTAACAATTAAAAATAGTGGCGTAGAATTAGGTCTTAACATTGCATCACTTCGTGATACTTGGTTTAAGACTTCTTATTTACTAGATAATAAGCAAACGGCAAATGGTCTTGCAAAAGATCGCTTTGACAATTATAAAGTACAACCATTACAATATACATTCCCTGCACACTTTACAGGAAAAAAACCAGTATTAGATACTAGCAAAGCTAGACCTAAAGCTGCAATCTTACGTGAAAAAGGAAGTAACTCTGAGCGTGAGATGGCAAATGCGATGTATCTCGCTGGCTTTGACGTAAAGGATGTACACATGACAGATTTAATATCTGGACGTGAAACGCTAGAGGATATTCAGTTTCTTGGAGCTGTAGGAGGATTTTCTAACAGTGATGTGTTAGGTTCTGCCAAAGGATGGGCTGGTGCCATAAAATATAATGAGAAGGCAAATAAAGCGATCAAGAACTTTTTTGCACGTGAAGACACACTCTCTGTTGGTATCTGTAATGGTGCACAACTGTTCTTAGAACTTGATCTTATAAATCCAGATCACGAAAAATTAGCTAAACTAAAACACAATAATAGCCGAAAGCACGAGAGCAACTTTACTTCTGTAAAGATTGAAGAAAACAACAGTGTGATGCTTTCTACGCTAGCTGGAACGACCTTAGGTGTATGGATTTCTCATGGTGAAGGTAGATTTGATCTACCTATGGGAGCAAATGCATATGATATTGTAGCGACCTATGGTTATGAAGGATACCCTGCAAACCCTAACGGATCAGACTTTAATACAGCGATGATTTGTGATACTACAGGCCGTCACCTTGCAACGATGCCGCATATTGAGCGATCTACGTTCCCATGGAACTGGGCGCACTACCCTGCTGGAAACAACGATGAGGTGAGTCCTTGGGTTGAAGCATTTGTAAACGCAAAAAATTGGGTTGAGAAAAACTCATAA
- a CDS encoding sialidase family protein produces the protein MRFLSTFFILFLLITSCKDVKTKDQLPAVEDAQVFTKVDIEFLHQDSTSIRALEVAHDAVMYAGSDGHYGIYEINLDKTKSTDAVMASQFKETNKGRIDFLGKNPAFRSIASTSKAFYILSIENPALLYRYDRTSKEVSLVYTEQQDGVFYDAMTFWNEEEGIAIGDSVNGCLSVIITRDGGATWGKLDCGSLPNQLEKEGAFAASNTNIKTIGDETWIITGGGTSRLYYSANKGFSWSIYNVPVAQGKDTQGAYTMDFYNNQIGIIYGGDYTTPEDNIDNIAMTSDGGKSWVVTASGKNDGYKSCVQYVPNSNGKEIIATGFTGISYSSDSGASWKQLSDAPFLTVRFANDSTAYAGGKNALARLNFKR, from the coding sequence ATGCGTTTTCTATCTACTTTTTTCATTTTATTTCTTCTTATCACATCTTGTAAGGATGTAAAAACTAAAGACCAACTTCCTGCGGTTGAGGATGCTCAAGTTTTCACGAAAGTGGATATCGAATTTTTACATCAGGATAGTACCAGCATACGTGCTCTAGAAGTAGCTCACGATGCGGTGATGTATGCTGGTAGCGACGGTCACTATGGTATTTATGAGATTAATCTTGATAAAACCAAATCTACAGATGCTGTGATGGCTTCACAGTTTAAAGAGACTAATAAAGGGAGGATAGATTTCTTGGGTAAAAATCCAGCTTTTAGAAGTATAGCTAGTACTAGTAAGGCTTTTTATATACTCTCTATTGAAAATCCAGCATTGTTATATCGTTATGATAGAACAAGCAAAGAGGTTTCTTTAGTCTACACAGAGCAACAAGATGGTGTTTTTTATGATGCTATGACTTTCTGGAATGAGGAAGAAGGAATCGCGATAGGGGATTCTGTAAACGGTTGTTTATCTGTAATTATCACTAGAGATGGTGGTGCTACTTGGGGAAAGCTAGATTGTGGATCATTGCCTAATCAATTAGAAAAAGAAGGAGCTTTTGCTGCTAGTAATACTAATATTAAAACCATAGGCGATGAGACATGGATAATAACTGGTGGTGGTACGTCTAGACTATACTATTCTGCAAACAAAGGGTTTTCTTGGAGTATTTATAATGTACCAGTAGCTCAAGGAAAAGATACTCAAGGTGCTTATACCATGGATTTTTATAATAATCAAATAGGTATTATATACGGTGGTGATTATACCACACCAGAAGACAATATTGACAATATAGCAATGACAAGCGACGGTGGTAAGTCATGGGTAGTCACTGCTTCTGGTAAAAATGATGGCTATAAAAGTTGTGTACAGTATGTTCCTAACTCAAATGGAAAAGAAATCATAGCAACTGGATTTACAGGTATTTCATACTCAAGCGACTCAGGTGCTTCATGGAAGCAATTATCTGACGCGCCTTTTTTGACGGTAAGATTTGCAAATGATTCTACGGCTTATGCCGGAGGAAAAAATGCACTAGCAAGGCTGAATTTTAAAAGATAA
- a CDS encoding GEVED domain-containing protein produces MKSKLLFLLLFTFSTYLTAQELLPPTEITKGKFIGKTAALRDQPIITSNKSLGVSEITIVPNNLRGNRKVNDQALPLGADPIAQFTTGQFMMLETEANFGGGNSSQSNFTPPDPSGAVGPDHYVQGVNSVINIFDKQGSLLLGPVALGDFLGNGQNEGDPIVMYDQLADRFFVSQFQTSTVASLNNILVIGVSETPDPTGAYFLYQFQLDAFPDYPHYAVWPDAYYLTANKNQGNTTYALDRAAMLAGEDNVTLVGFNLPGIVRNPATVFSPEPANLTGFTFPEDAPGYIVYLQDDGWGGAITEDHLKVWELDVDFDEPGNSTVSMPLEIPVAPFDSVFGEFGEGDLAQPGTSRKIDMIGGVISYAANYRSFEDHNSWLITFNVDVDGNDRSGIRWTELRNSDTEPWSVFQQGTYAPEDGKSRFMGSGAMDAQGNIGLAFNVGSASDFIGISYTGRFEGDTAGEMTLGEEIIVQGSGIQTFSNRFGDYSHLTMDPNDFSFWHTAEYFSATNFWDTQIASFRLSDGFTNDVGVIAIDSPVDGILTSTEAVQVTVRNFGTDPQVDIPISLLIDGVVVANEVIAGPIAPNSNSSYEFTTTADLSTQGQSYLIAAETSLVTDQAPVNNDAVKTVTHLFENDLGVVSITSPESAGGLSQETVVIRIKNFGANTQSDFEVQYTIDGGTAVVETFTGAIAPGAIEDFSFAVQADITVFTTYQLEAKTNSVGDQDPSNDATTTEVTNSCMPRATEPNGAGCQADGIKQFILNTINVDDGGDGCNTEPTNGPQGYADRTDLETTLSNVAGQNEYVLQARHNYDAGAGIEVLSVWIDFNDNFVFEESEQLIQGVPFPGANTLDSFDLVIPLDAPLGSHILRAKAIDGGEPGDINNPCSDFRFGEVQDYTVTIDDTLSIDDFLEGTTDLVITSLEDNQFDVQLPTDYDGQVYVGVSNLLGQQLTYKAIARGNDGFRVLLNLANLSTGVYIVTVNDQSGRFTKTKKIIVQ; encoded by the coding sequence ATGAAGAGTAAATTACTTTTTCTTTTACTGTTTACATTTTCAACGTATCTCACTGCGCAGGAGTTATTACCTCCTACAGAGATCACTAAGGGAAAATTTATAGGTAAAACAGCAGCACTGAGAGATCAACCTATAATTACCTCAAATAAATCTCTAGGAGTATCAGAAATTACGATTGTCCCAAACAATTTACGAGGAAATAGAAAGGTAAATGACCAAGCTTTACCGCTAGGGGCAGACCCAATTGCCCAGTTTACTACAGGGCAATTTATGATGCTGGAAACAGAAGCAAATTTTGGAGGTGGAAACTCCTCTCAATCTAATTTTACACCACCAGATCCTTCTGGAGCGGTAGGTCCTGATCACTATGTACAAGGTGTAAATAGTGTCATTAATATATTTGATAAGCAAGGATCGCTACTCTTAGGGCCTGTAGCATTAGGAGATTTTCTAGGAAATGGACAGAATGAAGGAGATCCTATAGTTATGTATGACCAACTTGCAGATCGATTTTTTGTGAGTCAGTTTCAAACGTCTACCGTTGCTAGTTTAAATAATATTCTTGTTATAGGAGTGTCAGAAACTCCAGATCCTACTGGAGCCTATTTCTTATATCAATTTCAGTTGGATGCTTTTCCAGATTATCCACACTATGCGGTATGGCCAGACGCATATTACTTAACAGCAAATAAAAATCAAGGAAATACAACCTATGCTCTTGATAGAGCAGCGATGCTTGCAGGAGAGGATAACGTTACTTTAGTTGGTTTTAATCTTCCTGGTATTGTGCGTAATCCGGCTACTGTTTTTAGTCCAGAACCAGCAAACCTTACAGGATTTACATTTCCTGAAGATGCACCAGGTTATATTGTTTATTTACAAGATGATGGTTGGGGTGGAGCAATTACAGAAGATCACTTAAAAGTCTGGGAACTAGATGTAGATTTTGACGAGCCTGGAAATTCAACAGTATCTATGCCATTAGAAATACCAGTTGCTCCTTTTGATTCTGTGTTTGGAGAATTTGGAGAAGGAGATCTTGCGCAGCCAGGAACGTCTAGAAAAATAGATATGATAGGAGGCGTTATTTCTTATGCGGCAAATTATAGAAGTTTTGAAGATCATAACTCATGGCTTATCACATTTAATGTAGATGTAGACGGGAATGATAGGTCAGGAATACGATGGACAGAGTTACGTAACAGCGACACAGAACCGTGGAGTGTTTTCCAGCAAGGAACTTATGCTCCTGAGGATGGAAAAAGTCGTTTTATGGGAAGTGGAGCAATGGATGCTCAAGGTAATATAGGCCTTGCATTTAATGTAGGAAGCGCTAGTGATTTTATTGGAATCAGTTATACAGGGCGTTTTGAAGGAGATACTGCTGGTGAGATGACACTGGGTGAAGAGATTATTGTACAAGGTTCTGGAATACAAACTTTTTCTAATCGTTTTGGAGATTACTCACATTTAACAATGGATCCAAATGACTTTTCATTCTGGCATACCGCCGAATATTTCTCGGCAACTAATTTTTGGGATACGCAGATAGCTTCTTTTAGATTATCTGATGGATTTACTAATGATGTAGGTGTAATTGCCATCGACTCTCCAGTAGATGGAATTCTCACAAGTACAGAAGCAGTTCAAGTTACAGTAAGAAACTTTGGGACAGATCCTCAAGTAGATATTCCTATTTCATTATTAATAGATGGGGTGGTGGTAGCAAATGAGGTGATTGCTGGACCTATTGCACCTAACTCTAACAGCTCTTATGAATTTACAACCACAGCAGATTTGTCTACACAAGGGCAATCATATTTAATAGCTGCAGAAACTAGTCTAGTTACAGATCAAGCTCCAGTAAATAATGATGCTGTAAAAACAGTAACACATTTATTTGAAAATGATCTTGGAGTTGTGAGTATTACTTCACCAGAATCGGCTGGAGGGTTGTCACAAGAAACAGTGGTTATTCGTATTAAGAACTTTGGAGCCAATACCCAATCAGATTTTGAAGTACAATACACTATAGATGGAGGAACAGCTGTAGTAGAAACATTTACTGGCGCTATCGCTCCTGGAGCGATTGAAGATTTCTCATTTGCAGTTCAAGCAGATATTACAGTATTTACTACCTATCAGTTAGAAGCAAAAACTAATAGCGTGGGTGATCAAGATCCTTCAAATGACGCTACAACTACAGAAGTAACTAACTCTTGTATGCCTCGTGCTACCGAACCTAATGGTGCAGGTTGTCAAGCAGACGGGATTAAGCAATTTATATTAAACACCATCAATGTAGATGATGGTGGTGATGGATGTAATACAGAACCAACTAACGGTCCTCAAGGTTATGCAGACCGTACAGATCTAGAAACAACACTAAGTAATGTAGCTGGTCAAAATGAATACGTACTTCAAGCGCGTCATAATTATGATGCAGGAGCTGGTATCGAAGTACTCTCAGTATGGATTGATTTTAATGACAATTTTGTTTTTGAAGAGTCGGAACAATTAATTCAAGGTGTTCCTTTTCCAGGAGCAAATACCCTTGATAGTTTTGATCTGGTAATCCCATTAGATGCCCCTTTAGGAAGTCATATACTTCGAGCAAAGGCCATCGATGGAGGAGAACCGGGTGATATTAATAATCCGTGTTCAGATTTCCGTTTTGGAGAAGTGCAGGATTATACGGTTACTATAGATGATACATTAAGCATTGATGATTTTCTAGAAGGGACTACAGATTTAGTTATCACTTCACTAGAAGACAATCAATTTGATGTGCAATTGCCAACAGATTATGATGGTCAAGTGTATGTAGGTGTTTCAAATCTCTTAGGGCAACAATTAACTTATAAAGCTATAGCTAGAGGTAATGATGGGTTTAGAGTATTATTGAATTTAGCTAATCTTTCAACTGGAGTGTACATCGTAACTGTAAATGATCAATCTGGTCGATTTACTAAAACTAAGAAAATTATAGTGCAGTAG
- a CDS encoding Dabb family protein gives MKISLQLIILIISSIFITSCNQRESAASTTAIKSDVIISTDSETVFNENYAHVVYFWFKDPTNEEDKKLFEKSLRTFLDSSLYAKTHFIGTPPIATREVVDDSFTYNLVLSFASAEDQQAYQDEDAHKTFIEECAHLWEKVIVYDATSIR, from the coding sequence ATGAAAATATCATTACAACTCATTATTCTTATCATTTCCAGCATTTTCATTACTTCTTGTAATCAAAGAGAATCTGCTGCGAGTACTACTGCGATCAAGAGTGATGTCATTATCTCAACAGATAGCGAGACTGTTTTTAATGAAAACTATGCACATGTCGTTTACTTTTGGTTCAAAGATCCTACTAACGAAGAGGATAAGAAACTTTTTGAAAAGTCCCTGCGCACTTTCTTGGATAGTTCGCTATATGCCAAAACACATTTTATAGGCACACCGCCCATCGCAACAAGGGAAGTTGTAGATGACAGCTTTACTTATAATCTAGTGTTGAGTTTTGCATCAGCAGAGGATCAGCAGGCTTATCAAGATGAGGATGCACACAAGACATTTATTGAAGAATGCGCTCATCTTTGGGAAAAGGTAATAGTGTATGATGCCACGAGCATAAGATAA
- a CDS encoding RsmB/NOP family class I SAM-dependent RNA methyltransferase encodes MKLHRNLVFAAVDALGMIFNDGEQADKVLRKVLKFDKRWGSRDRGFIAETVYDIVRWQRLYSEIAEVKAPYSRPNLFRLFAVWATLRGIEVPDWKQMEPIPTRRIKGRFDELSKIRKFKESIPDWMDEMGEKALGKKWAAELAALNTQAQVVLRANTLKTTPKYLRNTLADQDIDTRLLDGYPDAVELVERKNVFTTEAFKNGFFEVQDASSQKVARMLDVQPGMRVVDTCAGAGGKTLHLAALMENKGQIIAMDIYEGKLKELKRRSKRAGAHNIETREITSTKIFKKLYNTADRVLIDAPCTGLGTIKRNPDLKWKLQPEFIDKVVQRQAELLESYSKIVKDGGKMLYATCSILPRENQEQIQAFLATEQGQKFQLEKEETVSPAKTGYDGFYMALLSRKQ; translated from the coding sequence ATGAAATTACACAGAAATTTAGTCTTTGCCGCAGTTGATGCATTAGGGATGATATTTAATGACGGAGAACAAGCTGATAAGGTTTTAAGAAAGGTTCTCAAATTTGACAAAAGATGGGGATCCCGTGATCGCGGTTTCATTGCAGAGACAGTATACGATATCGTGCGCTGGCAAAGATTATACTCAGAAATTGCAGAAGTAAAAGCACCATATAGCAGGCCTAATTTATTTAGGTTATTTGCCGTTTGGGCAACATTAAGAGGTATTGAAGTTCCAGACTGGAAACAAATGGAACCTATACCTACTCGTAGAATAAAAGGTCGTTTTGATGAGCTTTCAAAAATTAGAAAATTCAAGGAATCTATTCCAGATTGGATGGACGAAATGGGAGAGAAAGCTCTTGGTAAAAAATGGGCCGCAGAGCTTGCTGCTTTAAATACACAGGCACAAGTAGTACTTAGAGCAAATACGTTAAAAACCACTCCAAAATACTTAAGAAATACGCTTGCAGATCAAGATATTGACACCCGATTATTAGATGGCTATCCTGATGCTGTAGAGCTTGTAGAACGTAAGAATGTATTTACAACAGAAGCTTTCAAAAACGGTTTCTTTGAAGTACAAGACGCCTCATCTCAAAAAGTGGCACGCATGCTTGATGTACAACCAGGAATGCGCGTAGTAGATACTTGTGCAGGAGCTGGAGGAAAAACATTACACCTAGCAGCCTTGATGGAAAATAAAGGGCAGATTATCGCCATGGATATCTATGAGGGTAAACTTAAGGAACTTAAAAGAAGATCTAAGCGCGCTGGAGCTCACAACATTGAGACGAGAGAAATCACCTCAACAAAGATTTTTAAGAAACTCTACAATACAGCAGACCGCGTATTAATCGATGCGCCATGTACTGGACTAGGAACTATTAAACGTAACCCTGATCTAAAATGGAAATTACAGCCAGAGTTTATTGATAAGGTGGTACAAAGACAAGCAGAATTGTTAGAGAGCTATAGTAAAATTGTGAAGGACGGCGGTAAAATGCTTTATGCAACTTGTTCTATCTTACCTAGAGAGAATCAAGAGCAAATCCAAGCTTTTTTAGCTACAGAGCAAGGTCAAAAGTTTCAACTTGAAAAAGAAGAAACAGTAAGCCCTGCAAAGACTGGTTACGACGGATTCTACATGGCATTGCTTTCGCGAAAGCAATAA